One stretch of Streptomyces sp. NBC_00443 DNA includes these proteins:
- the zwf gene encoding glucose-6-phosphate dehydrogenase: MPPFTVTEANPLRDAADRRLPRIAGPSGLVIFGVTGDLSRKKLMPAVYDLANRGLLPPGFSLVGFARREWANEDFAQEVHDAVKAHARTPFREEVWQQLIQGMRFVQGTFDDDDAFERLRGTIEELDKAQGTGGNFAFYLSVPPRSFPVVIQQLKKHGLADQTSSSWRRAVIEKPFGHDLKSAEELNKVVHEVFAPDQVFRIDHYLGKETVQNILALRFANTMFEPIWNRSFVDHVQITMAEDIGIGGRAGYYDGIGAARDVIQNHLLQLLALTAMEEPASFDADALAAEKTKVLGAVRLPKDLGRDTVFGQYAAGWQGGEKAVGYLQEEGIDAKSKTDTYAAIKVGIDNRRWAGVPFYLRTGKRLGRRVTEIAVVFQRAPHSPFDTTATEELGQNAIVIRVQPDEGVTVRFGSKVPGTSMEIRDVSMDFAYGESFTESSPEAYERLILDVLLGDSNLFPRTEEVELSWKILDPIEEYWDTNGKPAQYPSGTWGPVEADEMLERDGRSWRRP, translated from the coding sequence TTGCCACCCTTCACCGTCACTGAAGCGAACCCGCTTCGTGACGCCGCCGACCGACGGCTCCCGCGTATCGCGGGGCCGTCGGGCCTGGTGATCTTCGGCGTTACGGGCGATTTGTCACGTAAGAAGCTGATGCCGGCCGTTTACGACCTCGCCAACCGGGGTCTGCTGCCGCCGGGTTTCTCGCTGGTGGGCTTCGCCCGCCGTGAGTGGGCCAACGAGGACTTCGCGCAGGAGGTCCACGACGCCGTCAAGGCGCACGCCCGCACCCCCTTCCGTGAGGAGGTCTGGCAGCAGCTCATCCAGGGCATGCGCTTCGTGCAGGGCACCTTCGACGACGACGACGCCTTCGAGCGGCTGCGCGGCACCATCGAGGAGCTGGACAAGGCCCAGGGCACGGGCGGCAACTTCGCCTTCTACCTCTCGGTGCCGCCGCGCTCCTTCCCGGTGGTCATCCAGCAGCTGAAGAAGCACGGCCTCGCCGACCAGACGAGCAGCTCCTGGCGGCGCGCGGTCATCGAGAAGCCCTTCGGACACGACCTGAAGTCGGCCGAGGAGCTCAACAAGGTCGTGCACGAGGTCTTCGCCCCGGACCAGGTCTTCCGCATCGACCACTACCTGGGCAAGGAGACCGTCCAGAACATCCTGGCGCTGCGGTTCGCCAACACGATGTTCGAGCCGATCTGGAACCGGTCCTTCGTGGACCACGTGCAGATCACCATGGCCGAGGACATCGGCATCGGCGGTCGCGCCGGCTACTACGACGGCATCGGCGCCGCCCGTGACGTCATCCAGAACCACCTGCTCCAGCTCCTGGCGCTGACCGCGATGGAGGAGCCCGCCTCCTTCGACGCGGACGCGCTGGCGGCCGAGAAGACCAAGGTGCTCGGTGCCGTACGGCTGCCGAAGGACCTGGGCCGGGACACGGTGTTCGGGCAGTACGCGGCCGGCTGGCAGGGCGGCGAGAAAGCGGTCGGGTACCTCCAGGAGGAGGGCATCGACGCCAAGTCCAAGACGGACACGTACGCCGCGATCAAGGTGGGGATCGACAACCGCCGCTGGGCGGGCGTCCCCTTCTATCTGCGCACCGGCAAGCGCCTGGGCCGCCGCGTCACCGAGATCGCGGTCGTCTTCCAGCGCGCGCCGCACTCCCCCTTCGACACGACCGCCACCGAGGAGCTCGGCCAGAACGCGATCGTGATCCGCGTCCAGCCGGACGAGGGCGTCACGGTCCGCTTCGGCTCGAAGGTGCCGGGCACGTCGATGGAGATCCGGGACGTGTCGATGGACTTCGCGTACGGCGAGTCCTTCACGGAGTCGAGCCCGGAGGCGTACGAGCGTCTGATCCTGGACGTCCTCCTGGGCGACTCGAACCTCTTCCCGCGCACCGAGGAGGTCGAGCTGTCCTGGAAGATCCTCGACCCGATCGAGGAGTACTGGGACACCAACGGCAAGCCGGCCCAGTACCCGTCCGGTACCTGGGGCCCCGTCGAGGCGGACGAAATGCTCGAGCGAGACGGACGGAGCTGGCGCCGGCCATGA
- a CDS encoding carbohydrate ABC transporter permease, translated as MNAVRRGLGNGLVQAFLVVIGLVWLTPLAGLFLSSMRSAEDTATGGWWTVFTSPGQLSFDNYSALLGNAGITQAFWNTVLISVPATLLVVVLAALAGYAFAWLDFPGREAIFLVVVALLVVPVQIGLLPVAKLFGQLGLFGTIPGVVLFHVAYGLPFAVFLLRNYFAELPKEMLEAARMDGGSEWRIFTRLVLPVGRPAIASLAIFQFLWVWNDMLVALLFADSASQPLTVELQSQIRQFGSNIDVLAPGAFVSLVVPVVVFFAFQRHFVQGVMAGSVK; from the coding sequence ATGAACGCGGTCAGGCGCGGACTGGGCAACGGCCTGGTCCAGGCGTTTCTCGTGGTGATCGGGCTGGTGTGGCTGACGCCGCTGGCGGGGCTGTTCCTGTCGTCGATGCGGTCCGCCGAGGACACGGCGACGGGCGGCTGGTGGACCGTGTTCACCAGCCCCGGCCAGCTGTCCTTCGACAACTACTCGGCACTGCTCGGCAACGCCGGGATCACCCAGGCCTTCTGGAACACCGTGCTGATCTCGGTGCCGGCGACTTTGCTGGTGGTCGTCCTCGCGGCACTCGCCGGGTACGCCTTCGCGTGGCTGGACTTCCCCGGACGCGAGGCGATCTTCCTGGTCGTCGTGGCGCTGCTCGTGGTGCCCGTGCAGATCGGGCTGCTCCCGGTCGCCAAACTCTTCGGCCAGCTGGGGCTGTTCGGCACGATTCCCGGTGTCGTCCTCTTCCACGTGGCCTACGGTCTGCCGTTCGCGGTGTTCCTGCTGCGGAACTACTTCGCCGAGCTGCCCAAGGAGATGCTGGAGGCGGCGCGGATGGACGGGGGCAGCGAGTGGCGGATCTTCACGCGGCTGGTACTCCCGGTGGGGCGCCCGGCGATCGCCTCGCTCGCCATCTTCCAGTTCCTGTGGGTGTGGAACGACATGCTGGTTGCGCTGCTCTTCGCGGACAGCGCGTCGCAGCCGCTCACGGTTGAACTGCAGTCCCAGATCCGGCAGTTCGGCAGCAACATCGACGTGCTGGCGCCGGGGGCGTTCGTGTCGCTGGTGGTGCCGGTCGTGGTGTTCTTCGCGTTCCAGCGGCACTTCGTACAGGGCGTGATGGCCGGGTCGGTGAAGTAG
- the opcA gene encoding glucose-6-phosphate dehydrogenase assembly protein OpcA: MKIDLTDTTASKINKALVQGRRAIGTPAVGMVLTLVIVTDEENAYDALRAANDASREHPSRTLVVIKRVSRSPRDRTQSRLDAEVRLGAEAGTGETVVLRLYGEVSDHAQSVVLPLLLPDAPVVVWWPVNAPLDPAKDPLGALAQRRVTDTYASEQPVRELSARADAYTPGDTDLSWTRITPWRSMLAAALDQVVCEVQAVEVEGEEFNPSCELLAMWLADRLDVPVKRSLSSGPGLTAVRMDTDCGPIALDRADGSLATLSIQGQPDRAVALKRRETSELIAEELRRLDPDDTYASALRFGVERLNAGPAQAVRGVEAAIAKAAQAVALAEAAVARAEESPAEQSQAGESQAEQAGEAQAGEGSPAKGEQAGRAALPAPVETAAKAPAKEATAPEPVKKAAAK, translated from the coding sequence ATGAAGATAGACCTCACGGACACCACGGCCAGCAAGATCAACAAGGCGCTGGTGCAGGGCCGCCGGGCCATCGGCACGCCGGCCGTCGGCATGGTGCTCACGCTGGTCATCGTGACGGACGAGGAGAACGCCTACGACGCTCTGAGGGCCGCCAACGACGCCTCGCGCGAGCACCCCTCGCGCACGCTCGTGGTCATCAAGCGCGTCTCGCGCTCGCCCCGCGACCGTACGCAGTCCCGGCTGGACGCCGAGGTGCGGCTGGGCGCGGAAGCGGGCACCGGCGAGACGGTCGTCCTGCGTCTGTACGGCGAGGTGTCCGACCACGCCCAGTCGGTCGTCCTGCCGCTCCTCCTGCCGGACGCCCCGGTGGTGGTCTGGTGGCCGGTCAACGCACCGCTCGACCCGGCGAAGGACCCGCTGGGCGCGCTGGCCCAGCGCCGGGTGACCGACACGTACGCCTCGGAACAGCCGGTACGGGAGCTGTCGGCCCGCGCCGACGCCTACACACCCGGCGACACCGACCTGTCCTGGACCCGGATCACGCCGTGGCGCTCGATGCTGGCGGCGGCTCTGGACCAGGTGGTCTGCGAGGTGCAGGCCGTCGAGGTGGAGGGCGAGGAGTTCAACCCGAGCTGTGAACTGCTGGCGATGTGGCTCGCGGACCGGCTGGACGTCCCCGTCAAGCGGTCGCTGTCGTCGGGCCCCGGCCTGACGGCGGTCCGTATGGACACCGACTGCGGCCCGATAGCGCTCGACCGGGCGGACGGCTCCCTGGCGACCCTCTCCATCCAGGGCCAGCCGGACCGTGCGGTGGCGCTGAAGCGGCGGGAGACGTCCGAGCTGATCGCGGAGGAGCTGCGACGGCTCGACCCGGACGACACGTACGCCTCCGCGCTGCGGTTCGGGGTGGAGCGGCTGAACGCCGGGCCGGCTCAGGCGGTCCGGGGCGTCGAGGCCGCGATCGCCAAGGCCGCGCAGGCCGTCGCCCTGGCCGAGGCCGCCGTGGCCAGGGCCGAGGAGTCGCCGGCCGAGCAGTCACAGGCCGGAGAGTCGCAGGCCGAGCAGGCCGGGGAAGCGCAGGCCGGGGAGGGATCGCCGGCCAAAGGAGAACAGGCCGGACGAGCCGCTCTCCCGGCTCCCGTCGAAACCGCTGCGAAAGCACCCGCGAAAGAAGCGACGGCACCGGAACCGGTGAAGAAGGCGGCGGCCAAGTGA